The Arachis ipaensis cultivar K30076 chromosome B07, Araip1.1, whole genome shotgun sequence genome includes a window with the following:
- the LOC107609057 gene encoding zinc finger protein GIS2 yields the protein MAAYAGIRHCLGELAYVDKGHIQYLAILHTRIRSRDNLCKNCKRPGHYARECPNVAICHNCGLPGHIASECTTKSLCWNCKEPGHVASNCPNEGICHTCGKVGHRARECTAPPMPPGDLRLCNNCYKQGHIAAECTNEKACNNCRKTGHLARDCPNDPICNLCNVSGHVARQCPKANMLGDRGTSGGMRGGGGGYRDVVCRNCQQLGHMSRDCMGPLMICHNCGGRGHLAYECPSGRFVDRYPRRY from the exons ATGGCTGCGTATGCGGGAATTCGCCACTGTCTAGGGGAACTTGCATACGTAGACAAGGGTCAC ATTCAGTATCTCGCCATTCTCCATACTCGAATCCGAAG CCGAGACAATTTGTGTAAGAACTGCAAGAGACCTGGTCATTATGCTAGGGAATGCCCAAATGTTGCAATTTGCCACAATTGTGGACTCCCTGG GCACATTGCTTCTGAATGCACCACAAAATCGTTGTGCTGGAATTGTAAAGAACCTGGGCACGTGGCTAGCAACTGTCCAAATGAAGGCATCTGTCATACCTGTGGTAAAGTTGGACATCGCGCAAGGGAGTGCACAGCACCTCCAATGCCACCAGGGGACTTGAGGTTGTGCAACAACTGTTATAAACAGGGTCATATTGCAGCTGAATGCACCAATGAGAAAGCATGCAACAACTGTAGGAAGACAGGACACCTGGCACGTGATTGTCCAAATGATCCCATTTGTAACTTGTGCAATGTTTCTGGGCATGTAGCTAGACAGTGTCCAAAAGCTAACATGCTTGGAGATCGTGGCACCAGTGGCGGTATGCGTGGGGGTGGTGGTGGTTACCGAGATGTTGTATGCCGGAATTGCCAGCAATTGGGTCACATGAGTCGGGACTGCATGGGACCTCTGATGATTTGTCACAATTGTGGAGGTCGTGGTCACCTGGCATATGAGTGCCCTTCAGGTCGATTTGTGGATCGTTATCCCAGGCGGTACTGA